The following DNA comes from Oscillospiraceae bacterium.
AGTTACGGTAAAAAATACGCGCAAACGTGCTCGCAATCACGCACGAAACGCCGCTCGCCTGTATCGCGATGGGCGCGTGCTCGCGTGAAGAACCACAGCCAAAGTTTTTGTCGGCCACAATGATGTCGCCGGGCTGCACCGTCTTGACAAATTCTTTATCAATATCTTCCATGCAGTGCTGCGCCAGTTCCTCTTTCGAGGAAGTGTTCAGATACCGCGCAGGAATAATCACGTCGGTGTCGACGTTGTTTCCATATTTGTGTACTTTTCCTTTTACAATCATGTCTGCAGCCTCCTTTTACAGCTTTGCCGGGTCGGTCAGCACGCCGGTAATGGCGCTCGCCGCCGCCACAGCCGGGCTCGCCAGATAAACTTCGCTCTCCACATGGCCCATGCGGCCGACAAAGTTGCGGTTGGTGGTAGAGACCGCGCGCTCGCCCTTGCCCAAAATGCCCATGTAGCCACCCAGGCACGGCCCGCAGGTCGGTGTGCTGACCACGGCCCCCGCCTCGATAAAGGTCTCGATCAGGCCCTCGCGGATGCACTGCAGGTAAATCTTTTGTGTAGCCGGAATGACAATACAGCGAACACCATCGGCCACTTTGCGGCCCTTTAAAAGCGCCGCCGCAGCGCGCATGTCCTCCATGCGGCCGTTGGTGCACGAGCCGATGACCGCCTGGTCAATTTTTACGCCGGCCGCCTCGTCAATGGTGCGGGTGTTGTCCGGCAGGTGCGGAAAGCTGACCGTTGGCCGCAGCGTGGAAAGGTCGATTTCGACCGTGCGCTCGTACACGGCGTCGGGGTCTGCCTGATAAATTTTAATTTCGCGCCCAAAGCGCCCTTTTTCGTACGCCAGGGTCTTGTCATCTACCGGAAAAATGCCGTTTTTCGCGCCGGCCTCAATGGCCATGTTGGCCATACACAGGCGGTCTTCAATAGAGAGCGCCGACACGCCCTCGCCGGTAAACTCCAGCGATTTGTACAGCGCGCCGTCTACCCCGATAGTACCAATCAAGTGCAGAATGACGTCTTTACCACAGACAAAGCCGGTGGGTTTTCCTTTCAGTACGACCTTGATCGCCGCGGGCACTTTAAACCATGCCTTACCCGAAATCATGCCGGCGGCCATGTCGGTGCTGCCCACACCGGTAGAAAACGCGCCCAGCGCGCCATAGGTGCAGGTGTGGCTGTCCGCGCCGATAATGCAGTCGCCCGGGCCGACAAGGCCCTGCTCTGGCAGCAGGGCGTGCTCGATGCCCATTCTGCCCACGTCAAAGAAATTCTTGATATCGTACTTCCCAGCAAAGCCGCGGGTACGGCGGCACTGCTCGGCAGCCTTGATATCCTTATTCGGTACAAAATGGTCCAGCACCAATGCGATGCGTTTGTTGTCAAAGACGCTGTCAGCCCCACAGCCCTCAAACGCATTGATGGCGACCGGGCTGGTGATATCGTTGCCCAGCACCAGGTCCAGATTTGCCTCAATCAGCTGGCCGGGTTTCACGCTGTCAAGCCCGGCGTGCGCCGCCAAGATCTTTTGTGTCATGGTCATTCCCATACAAAATGCCTCCTTACCGAAATGCTTTTCCTGATTATCGCACAATTCGTTTACAAAGAATGTAAAGCGTGTTACAATTTAATGAAAGAATCCCCCGCGGCGCAAAGCCGCACAAACAGGAAACAAACGAAACGAGGTCTTCGCCATGAAATCAAACAGCCTGCATTTTTCCGCACCGGCGGCGGGGTGGTCCGTGCTGGCCAAAGGGCAGCCGCTGCGCACCGTACCGCGTGGGCGTATCATCTACCTGCAGGGGGAGGCCGGCCGCCGCTTCTACTATCTGCAAAAAGGGCGGGTGCGCATCTTTCTCATCTCTGACGAGGGCAGCGAAAAGACCGTGACCGAGCGCGAGCCGGGCAGCATTTTTGGCGAAGCCGCTTTCTTAGACGGCGAGCCGCGCACCACCTGCGCGCGCACCCTCACCGAATGCCAGCTGGCGGTGATTGGGCAGGAAGAGCTGACCGCCCTGTTTCAGCGCGAGCCTGCCTTTGCGCTGCAAATGCTGCAAACCCTGGCAAAGACCGTGCGTATGCTTTCGCAGGAGCTGGACACCATTTCCTTTCTGCCGGCAGACCGGCGCCTGGCCGAGACGCTGCTGGCGCTTGCGTCGCCCGCGGGCAGCGTGGCGAGCTCACAGGAAGACCTGGGCGCCCTTGCGGGGGTCACGCGCATTACAGTAAACCGCGTGCTGCACAGCTTTGCCCAAAAGGGCTGGGTCCGCCTAGGCTACCGCAGCGTGCAGCTGCTGGACCGCGCCGCGCTGGCTGCTTTTTCCCAAAGCGGCTGATGTATCGCTTTTTGTGTACAATCTATTTTATAAATCTTTTTTTACAAAGAATGCAAATACAGAAACGGGGCCCGCGCCGGCCGATTTGGCCGCGGAAAGCCCCGCTTTTTATTTGGCAGCCGCTGTCAGCTTCTGAAAAATCTGATAACTTTTGTCCCAATAGGTTTTATGTGTTTCGTACTTTTTATCGCCGCTTTTTTGCAGCAGGCGCATATTTGCCGTTAAGGTTGTGTTCTTTTGCAGCTGCATCGCCTTTGGCACCGTCATTTTGGCGTGTGAGGTATCCCAGCCGCCCTGCTCCTGAATGTAATTGTAGCCCGTGGTGTCACAGAAAAAGAGCATGTCGCTGTAGTCGCTGAAGTCGCCCATTAGGCGGGTTTCGTTTGCCGCGGCCACCTGCTGATTGGTGTCCGCCATCCCCACGGCGTAGTTGCTCACCTCAATCACGACCTTGCCGTCGCCGTTTTTGTCATCTGCGTACTTTGCAAGCGTAGTCTGCATCGTATTGATGGTTTCCTGGTCTACCTGATATTTTGTAATCAGGCCGATCTGATAATCCGGCT
Coding sequences within:
- the leuD gene encoding 3-isopropylmalate dehydratase small subunit → MIVKGKVHKYGNNVDTDVIIPARYLNTSSKEELAQHCMEDIDKEFVKTVQPGDIIVADKNFGCGSSREHAPIAIQASGVSCVIASTFARIFYRNSINIGLPILECEAAAKAIQNGDEVQADFATGVIKDLTTGASFQAEPFPPFIQSIIDAGGLLNSLQNRKKE
- the leuC gene encoding 3-isopropylmalate dehydratase large subunit → MGMTMTQKILAAHAGLDSVKPGQLIEANLDLVLGNDITSPVAINAFEGCGADSVFDNKRIALVLDHFVPNKDIKAAEQCRRTRGFAGKYDIKNFFDVGRMGIEHALLPEQGLVGPGDCIIGADSHTCTYGALGAFSTGVGSTDMAAGMISGKAWFKVPAAIKVVLKGKPTGFVCGKDVILHLIGTIGVDGALYKSLEFTGEGVSALSIEDRLCMANMAIEAGAKNGIFPVDDKTLAYEKGRFGREIKIYQADPDAVYERTVEIDLSTLRPTVSFPHLPDNTRTIDEAAGVKIDQAVIGSCTNGRMEDMRAAAALLKGRKVADGVRCIVIPATQKIYLQCIREGLIETFIEAGAVVSTPTCGPCLGGYMGILGKGERAVSTTNRNFVGRMGHVESEVYLASPAVAAASAITGVLTDPAKL
- a CDS encoding Crp/Fnr family transcriptional regulator, translating into MKSNSLHFSAPAAGWSVLAKGQPLRTVPRGRIIYLQGEAGRRFYYLQKGRVRIFLISDEGSEKTVTEREPGSIFGEAAFLDGEPRTTCARTLTECQLAVIGQEELTALFQREPAFALQMLQTLAKTVRMLSQELDTISFLPADRRLAETLLALASPAGSVASSQEDLGALAGVTRITVNRVLHSFAQKGWVRLGYRSVQLLDRAALAAFSQSG